The following are encoded together in the Peromyscus leucopus breed LL Stock chromosome 1, UCI_PerLeu_2.1, whole genome shotgun sequence genome:
- the Hcst gene encoding hematopoietic cell signal transducer isoform X2 → MTPPGHLLFLLLLPVAADQTPAGSCSGCGPLSLPLLAGLVAADAVLSLIIVGVVFVCTRPHSGPAQDSRVYINMPGRS, encoded by the exons ATGACCCCTCCGGGCCACCTCTtgttcctgcttctgctcccag tggctgcagaTCAGACGCCAGCAG GTTCCTGCTCAGGATGTGGGCCTCTGTCCCTGCCGCTCCTGGCAGGCTTGGTGGCTGCAGATGCGGTCTTGTCACTCATAATCGTGGGAGTGGTGTTTGTATGCACGCGCCCACACAGCGGGCCTGCCCAAG ATAGTAGAGTCTACATCAACATGCCTGGCCGAAGCTGA
- the LOC114681639 gene encoding TYRO protein tyrosine kinase-binding protein, with amino-acid sequence MGALEPSWHLLLLPALLTVGGLSPVQAQSDCNCSPVSPGVLAGIVLGDLVLTLLIALAVYSLGRVIPRGRGAAEGTRKQRIAETESPYQELQGQRPDVYSDLNTQRQYYR; translated from the exons ATGGGGGCCCTGGAGCCCTCCTGGCACCTTCTGTTGCTTCCTGCCCTTCTGACCGTGGGAG gATTAAGTCCCGTCCAGGCCCAGAGTG ATTGCAACTGCTCTCCGGTGAGCCCGGGTGTGCTGGCTGGGATCGTGCTGGGTGACTTGGTGCTGACGTTGCTCATCGCCCTGGCTGTCTACTCTCTGGGCCGCGTGATCCCTCGAGGCCGAGGGGCAGCAGAGG GGACCCGGAAACAGCGCATTGCAGAGACGGAGTCACCTTATCAG GAGCTTCAGGGCCAGAGGCCAGACGTCTACAGCGACCTCAACACACAGAGGCAGTATTACAGATGA
- the Nfkbid gene encoding NF-kappa-B inhibitor delta: protein MEDSLDTRLYTEPSLSQVGSWRVSSLPPGSPQLPPSTGPSLETARAHILALGPQQLLAQDEEGDTLLHLFAARGLRWAAYAAAEVLQMYRQLDIREHKGKTPLLVAAAANQPLIVEDLLSLGAEANATDHQGRSVLHVAATYGLPGVLSAVFKSGIHVDLEARDFEGLTPLHTAILALNAATPPPSVCPRMLSSQARDRLTCVQMLLQMGASHTSQEIKSNKTILHLAVQAANPTLVQLLLGLPRGDLRAFVNMKAHGNTALHMAAALPPGPPQEAIVRHLLAAGADPTLRNLENEQPVHLLRPGPGPEGLRQLLKRSRAAPPGLSS, encoded by the exons ATGGAG GACTCTCTGGATACCCGGCTCTACACAGAACCCTCCCTGTCACAGGTAGGATCCTGGAGagtctccagcctccccccaggATCTCCACAGTTGCCTCCATCCACTGGGCCCTCCCTGGAGACAGCCCGAGCTCACATACTGGCTTTGGGGCCGCAACAGCTGCTGGCCCAGGATGAGGAAGGAGACAC GCTCTTGCACCTGTTTGCGGCTCGGGGACTACGCTGGGCAGCGTATGCCGCAGCAGAGGTATTACAGATGTACCGACAGCTGGACATTCGTGAGCATAAAGGCAAG ACTcctctcctggtggcagctgctgCCAACCAGCCACTGATTGTGGAAGACCTGCTGAGCCTGGGAGCAGAGGCTAACGCTACTGACCATCAAGGCCGTTCTGTCTTACATGTGGCCGCCACGTACGGGCTCCCAGGAGTCCTTTCG GCTGTGTTTAAATCAGGCATTCACGTGGACCTGGAAGCCAGAGACTTCGAAG GCCTTACCCCCCTCCACACAGCCATCCTGGCCCTCAATGCTGCTACGCCCCCACCTAGCGTCTGTCCGAGGATGCTGAGTTCCCAAGCCCGAGACAGACTGACTTGTGTGCAGATGTTGCTGCAAATGGGAGCCAGTCACACCAGCCAG GAGATCAAGAGCAACAAGACCATTCTGCACTtggctgtccaggctgccaaccCTACCCTGGTTCAGCTGCTCCTGGGGCTGCCGAGGGGGGACCTGCGGGCCTTTGTCAATATGAAG GCCCATGGGAACACAGCCCTCCACATGGCCGCTGCCCTGCCCCCTGGGCCGCCCCAGGAGGCCATTGTGAGGCATCTGCTGGCTGCTGGAGCAGACCCAACACTGCGCAACCTGGAGAACGAGCAGCCTGTTCATTTGCTGCGACCTGGGCCGGGCCCTGAGGGG CTCCGGCAGCTGTTGAAGAGGAGCCGTGCGGCACCCCCAGGCTTGTCCTCTTAG
- the LOC119087381 gene encoding inverted formin-2-like — protein sequence MSNAASPPADWPLVPLLREVSIRNSFGRSEREPDPPSGLETSTPAPAACSCGLLIFCGLLPWPAPAACSRGLLPPPAPAACSRRLLPPPAPAACSRGLLPRPAPAACSSGLLLRPAPPQL from the exons ATGTCTAATGCAGCTTCACCTCCCGCTGACTGGCCATTAGTGCCTCTCCTTCGTGAAGTGTCTATTCGAAACTCTTTCGGCCGCTCAG agcGAGAACCCGACCCGCCATCGGGCCTGGAGACGAGCACGCCTGCTCCTGCGGCCTGCTCCTGTGGCCTGCTCATCTTCTGTGGCCTGCTCCCGTGGCCTGCTCCCGCGGCCTGCTCCCGCGGCCTGCTCCCGCCGCCTGCTCCCGCCGCCTGCTCCCGCCGCCTGCTCCCGCCGCCTGCTCCCGCCGCCTGCTCCCGCGGCCTGCTCCCGCGGCCTGCTCCCGCGGCCTGCTCCAGTGGCCTGCTCCTGCGGCCTGCACCCCCACAGTTGTAA
- the Hcst gene encoding hematopoietic cell signal transducer isoform X1, translating into MTPPGHLLFLLLLPVAADQTPAGSCSGCGPLSLPLLAGLVAADAVLSLIIVGVVFVCTRPHSGPAQEDSRVYINMPGRS; encoded by the exons ATGACCCCTCCGGGCCACCTCTtgttcctgcttctgctcccag tggctgcagaTCAGACGCCAGCAG GTTCCTGCTCAGGATGTGGGCCTCTGTCCCTGCCGCTCCTGGCAGGCTTGGTGGCTGCAGATGCGGTCTTGTCACTCATAATCGTGGGAGTGGTGTTTGTATGCACGCGCCCACACAGCGGGCCTGCCCAAG AAGATAGTAGAGTCTACATCAACATGCCTGGCCGAAGCTGA